The Lujinxingia vulgaris genome includes a region encoding these proteins:
- the rlmD gene encoding 23S rRNA (uracil(1939)-C(5))-methyltransferase RlmD: MAKARYRALKVREIAQGGDGVAELPDGRVCFVPGALPQDVVDVELTRDKKRWARARVLSIVEPSPHRVESECSYFSKGCGGCQFWHVHPEQELAWKAQAAFEAMQRIAGVTLPEPVLHHSPDSAGYRSRVRMHQRADGAGLGFYSAEGKRLVEVGGGCEVAMPLVREVAAGWGARLAALGAAEVLIETAGDGEVVITVMLERANAPGQPVLDALATAVQEDAAVRGLRVRSAGAPAVEFGRVEVDASQVLATVPGEGTHRLDAGQFRQSNPKVNARLVGRVAGLLSELGGRRVLELFCGAGNFSFALASQVDALYGLEGSFETVRAARKMAADANLTHLDFERADLFEAKSYEAVAAANFDTVLLDPPRDGAQEAARWLASAENPIANVVYVACDPGCMARDLGTLTEAGWRVEGLEFFDMFPRTRHIETLAWLRRG; this comes from the coding sequence ATGGCGAAAGCCCGCTACCGCGCGCTGAAGGTGCGCGAGATCGCTCAGGGGGGAGACGGCGTTGCGGAGCTCCCCGATGGTCGGGTCTGTTTTGTGCCCGGCGCGTTGCCGCAGGATGTGGTGGACGTGGAGCTTACCCGCGACAAGAAGCGTTGGGCGCGCGCCCGAGTGCTCTCCATTGTGGAGCCCTCACCGCATCGGGTTGAATCTGAATGTTCTTATTTTTCAAAGGGTTGCGGAGGCTGTCAGTTCTGGCATGTGCACCCGGAGCAGGAGCTTGCCTGGAAGGCGCAGGCTGCCTTTGAGGCGATGCAGCGCATCGCCGGGGTGACGCTTCCGGAGCCGGTTCTGCACCACTCGCCAGACAGCGCGGGCTACCGCTCGCGGGTGCGCATGCATCAGCGTGCGGACGGGGCGGGGCTGGGATTTTACAGCGCCGAGGGCAAGCGGCTCGTCGAGGTGGGCGGTGGCTGTGAGGTCGCGATGCCCCTGGTCCGCGAGGTCGCGGCCGGCTGGGGGGCGCGCCTGGCAGCGCTGGGCGCAGCCGAGGTGTTGATCGAGACGGCAGGCGATGGCGAGGTCGTGATCACGGTGATGCTCGAGCGGGCCAACGCTCCCGGGCAGCCGGTGCTCGACGCGCTGGCCACGGCCGTGCAGGAAGACGCGGCGGTGCGGGGACTTCGGGTACGTTCGGCGGGTGCTCCGGCGGTGGAGTTTGGGCGCGTGGAGGTGGATGCAAGCCAGGTGCTGGCGACCGTACCCGGTGAGGGAACGCATAGGCTGGATGCGGGGCAGTTTCGCCAGAGCAACCCGAAGGTCAACGCGCGCCTTGTGGGGAGAGTCGCCGGGCTGCTCTCGGAGCTGGGAGGTCGGCGCGTGCTGGAGCTTTTTTGCGGCGCGGGCAACTTCTCCTTTGCGCTGGCCTCGCAGGTCGATGCGCTCTACGGCCTGGAGGGCAGCTTCGAGACGGTGCGCGCGGCCCGGAAGATGGCCGCCGACGCCAACCTCACTCACCTGGACTTTGAGCGAGCGGACCTCTTTGAGGCGAAGAGCTATGAGGCCGTGGCCGCGGCGAACTTTGATACCGTGCTCCTCGATCCGCCCAGGGATGGCGCGCAGGAGGCAGCGCGGTGGCTGGCGTCGGCCGAAAACCCGATCGCCAACGTGGTGTATGTCGCCTGCGATCCGGGGTGTATGGCCCGCGACCTGGGCACGCTGACCGAGGCGGGCTGGCGGGTGGAGGGGCTTGAGTTTTTCGATATGTTCCCGCGCACACGCCATATTGAAACTCTGGCGTGGCTGCGTCGCGGCTAA
- a CDS encoding enoyl-CoA hydratase/isomerase family protein, whose translation MVDVVKVDSGQLARLTISREARRNALSAGVVEGLIDGIKTLSEDAAVRAIVLTGEGERAFCAGGDLGDQLPDGGMLGMHKARGRFAELILAMRRSPKPLIARVNGHALGGGFGLVLACDLAVAADHATFGTPEVKVGLFPMMISALIQRSLSQKHAMELMLTGDRIDALRARELGVVNEVVAGADLDDAVGALAERVAAHSPAVVGLGRQAYYATEDMSLEQALRTLHSQLTINTLAEDAAEGISAFLEKRDPRWKGQ comes from the coding sequence ATGGTGGATGTGGTCAAGGTGGATAGCGGGCAGTTGGCGCGGCTGACAATCAGTCGGGAGGCCCGGCGCAACGCGCTGAGCGCCGGGGTGGTCGAGGGGCTTATCGACGGAATCAAAACACTTTCAGAAGACGCAGCTGTGCGCGCGATCGTGCTCACCGGCGAGGGTGAGCGTGCGTTTTGTGCCGGCGGCGACCTGGGCGATCAGCTCCCGGACGGGGGGATGCTGGGGATGCATAAGGCGCGGGGGCGATTTGCGGAGCTTATTCTGGCGATGCGTCGCTCACCAAAGCCGCTCATCGCGCGGGTGAACGGGCACGCGCTGGGAGGTGGGTTCGGGCTTGTGCTGGCCTGCGATCTGGCGGTGGCCGCCGACCACGCCACCTTCGGCACGCCGGAGGTTAAGGTGGGGCTTTTTCCGATGATGATCTCGGCGTTGATTCAGCGCTCGCTCTCGCAGAAGCACGCCATGGAGCTGATGCTCACCGGCGATCGCATCGATGCTTTGCGGGCGCGGGAACTGGGCGTGGTCAATGAGGTGGTGGCCGGGGCCGACCTGGATGACGCCGTCGGTGCTCTGGCGGAGCGTGTGGCGGCGCACTCCCCGGCGGTGGTGGGGTTGGGGAGGCAGGCCTATTACGCGACCGAAGATATGAGTCTGGAGCAGGCCCTGCGCACGCTGCACAGCCAACTCACCATCAACACCCTGGCCGAAGACGCGGCGGAAGGGATCAGCGCGTTTCTGGAGAAACGCGATCCGCGGTGGAAGGGGCAGTGA
- a CDS encoding serine/threonine protein kinase gives MASTDEHDPTSAEREKVCWQCGRTFSTTLEVCPDDGARLIETGLEDLEDPLIGSIFDGRFQIYKKLGEGGMGAVYSARRLDFETDVALKLLKVDFARDEGIRKRFMYEARVISNLKHPHAVRLFDFGQTSDGHFYMVMELLNGESLADRLAYRFVTYREVFDIIPPICGVLGEAHAQDVIHRDLKPENIYLLKVEENREFPKLLDFGIAKHNRAETMTQSGTLWGTPAYMSPEQARGDVVGAAADIYGIGIMLYELISGNLPFHASTQMGFAVKHLNEPARPLSSIPGLNSVPAALDELVLSMLAKRPEERPGSMEEVVARLEVIRAQDFDADLLAKVPAEEVDPIALQAWIRDAPDISQTLDAQASSDASVSQERPAREVDAFGQTDVAGALPAFPLSSSREFLDTLPAPGASRSSASSSSSPSSPSASQELAVNRGPASASEELSAVLDAAPEREERRRTMMVIGAGAALVVLMIAALMFGGDGSTEGATSAQEQGAVAEAPELPTTPLDMGNVVSAAAMHGAYVSFEARELARRLAEAERLGETQDFEFVNEEVEAPPAEGSGQQRDTKAPAVDDRALRKALESTF, from the coding sequence GTGGCCTCTACCGACGAACACGATCCAACGAGCGCTGAGCGTGAGAAGGTCTGCTGGCAGTGCGGCCGCACCTTCAGCACCACGCTGGAGGTGTGTCCGGACGACGGCGCGCGGCTGATTGAGACGGGGCTTGAAGACCTTGAAGATCCGCTGATCGGCTCGATCTTCGACGGGCGTTTTCAGATCTACAAAAAGCTCGGGGAAGGCGGCATGGGCGCGGTCTACAGCGCGCGCCGCCTGGACTTTGAAACCGACGTGGCGCTGAAGCTGCTAAAGGTCGACTTCGCCCGCGATGAGGGCATCCGCAAGCGCTTTATGTATGAGGCGCGGGTCATCTCCAACCTCAAGCATCCGCACGCGGTGCGGCTTTTTGACTTCGGGCAGACCTCCGACGGCCACTTCTACATGGTCATGGAGCTGCTCAATGGCGAGAGCCTGGCAGACCGGCTCGCCTACCGTTTTGTGACGTATCGGGAGGTCTTCGACATCATCCCGCCCATCTGTGGGGTGCTCGGTGAGGCGCACGCCCAGGATGTGATTCACCGCGACTTGAAGCCCGAGAATATCTACCTGCTGAAAGTCGAGGAGAACCGCGAGTTTCCTAAACTTCTCGACTTTGGCATCGCCAAACACAACCGCGCCGAGACGATGACGCAGTCGGGCACCCTCTGGGGCACGCCGGCGTATATGAGCCCGGAGCAGGCCCGCGGCGATGTGGTCGGGGCGGCGGCCGATATCTACGGCATCGGCATCATGCTCTACGAGCTGATCAGCGGAAACCTCCCCTTTCACGCCTCAACGCAGATGGGTTTTGCGGTCAAGCACCTCAACGAGCCGGCGCGGCCGCTCTCCTCGATTCCGGGGCTCAACAGCGTGCCTGCGGCGCTCGATGAGCTGGTCTTGAGCATGTTGGCCAAGCGCCCCGAGGAGCGGCCCGGGTCGATGGAAGAGGTCGTGGCGCGCCTGGAGGTGATCCGCGCGCAAGACTTCGACGCGGACCTGCTCGCGAAGGTGCCCGCCGAAGAGGTCGATCCGATTGCGCTGCAGGCCTGGATTCGCGACGCGCCGGACATCTCGCAAACCCTGGATGCGCAGGCAAGCTCGGATGCCTCCGTCTCCCAGGAGCGACCGGCGCGGGAGGTTGATGCGTTTGGTCAGACCGATGTGGCCGGCGCGCTGCCGGCGTTTCCGCTCAGCAGTTCGCGGGAGTTTCTCGACACCCTGCCTGCTCCGGGAGCGTCGCGTTCGTCTGCGTCATCGTCTTCATCGCCATCCTCTCCCTCGGCCTCGCAGGAGCTGGCTGTGAATCGGGGGCCGGCGAGTGCCTCGGAGGAGCTCAGCGCGGTGCTGGATGCCGCGCCTGAGCGTGAGGAGCGACGCCGCACGATGATGGTGATCGGTGCCGGGGCGGCGCTGGTGGTGTTGATGATCGCCGCCCTGATGTTTGGCGGCGATGGCAGCACCGAGGGTGCCACTTCGGCGCAGGAGCAGGGGGCGGTGGCCGAGGCCCCCGAGCTTCCGACGACGCCCCTGGATATGGGCAACGTGGTGAGCGCGGCGGCGATGCACGGCGCGTATGTCTCCTTTGAGGCTCGGGAGTTGGCCCGGCGCCTGGCCGAAGCCGAGCGCCTCGGTGAGACGCAGGACTTTGAGTTCGTCAATGAAGAGGTCGAAGCGCCGCCGGCCGAGGGCAGCGGCCAGCAGCGCGACACGAAGGCGCCCGCCGTCGATGATCGCGCGCTGCGTAAGGCCCTGGAGAGCACTTTTTAA
- a CDS encoding ATP-dependent helicase produces the protein MKTYKLNPTPGSASGLDFERDLNDEQRQVVTAGSGPLLVIAGAGTGKTHTLTYRVAYLVSKGVPPENILLLTFTNRAARAMTSRASALITTDVTRQWSGTFHSVANRILREHAPLLGYPKDYTIIDGEDAQTLMKSCIAEAGVGHLDRKLPRASMLTRLLSTTLNTGVSLADALFDRYPYFAHLATPIEKILHLYQIRKKEMGLMDFDDLLVGWHRLLTDFPDVRRHYASRFEHILVDEYQDTNHLQGAIVDLMASVHGNLMVVGDDCQSIYAFRGADYRNILEFPERYPDARQYRLEINYRSTPQILELANRSIRYNVHQFQKTLRADRPEGPMPAHIHLRDPNQQAAFVCQRILELVDEGTELNNIAVLYRSHHHSLELQLEMTRCEIPFVVRSGLRFFEQAHIKDALSYLRFLFNPRDELAFLRLVRQWYGIGNKRAQDIWLFLSSQPDALAALDDPALLDSLGGRAKTSWASASKLLARLRQERLATGPDQLLTTLLQSDFKDHIQSSYEQAENRIADLEQLANYAAQYESLDHLLGEISLLSGISGQEIGVGETFDDQFVCLSSVHQAKGLEWDAVFILSLSDGEFPHQSASQDQAQMEEERRLFYVATTRAKRDLHLCHPLIKTTRDRTPVVLRESPFVQELRDESHVEQRPLPWEDWKIEA, from the coding sequence GTGAAGACCTACAAACTCAACCCCACCCCCGGCTCGGCCTCCGGCCTGGACTTTGAGCGCGACCTCAACGACGAGCAGCGCCAGGTCGTCACCGCCGGCTCCGGCCCGCTGCTGGTCATCGCCGGTGCGGGCACCGGCAAGACCCACACCCTGACCTACCGCGTGGCGTATCTGGTCTCTAAAGGCGTGCCCCCCGAAAACATCCTGCTATTGACCTTCACCAACCGCGCCGCCCGCGCGATGACCAGCCGCGCCAGCGCGCTCATCACCACCGACGTGACCCGCCAGTGGAGCGGCACCTTTCACTCGGTGGCTAACCGCATCCTGCGCGAACACGCGCCCCTTCTGGGCTACCCCAAAGACTACACGATCATCGACGGCGAAGACGCCCAGACCCTGATGAAGTCGTGCATCGCCGAGGCCGGCGTCGGCCACCTCGACCGCAAACTTCCCCGCGCCAGCATGCTCACGCGTCTTCTGAGCACCACGCTCAACACCGGCGTCTCCCTGGCCGATGCCCTCTTCGATCGCTACCCCTACTTCGCGCATCTTGCCACGCCCATTGAGAAGATCCTTCACCTCTACCAGATCCGCAAAAAGGAGATGGGGCTGATGGATTTTGATGATCTTCTCGTGGGCTGGCACCGCCTGCTCACCGACTTTCCCGACGTGCGCCGCCACTACGCCTCGCGTTTTGAACACATCCTGGTCGATGAATACCAGGACACCAACCACCTCCAGGGCGCCATCGTCGACCTGATGGCGTCGGTGCATGGAAACCTCATGGTCGTCGGCGACGACTGCCAGTCCATCTACGCCTTTCGCGGCGCCGACTACCGCAACATCCTGGAGTTCCCCGAGCGTTACCCCGACGCGCGCCAGTACCGCCTGGAGATCAACTACCGCTCCACCCCGCAGATTCTGGAGCTGGCCAACCGCTCGATCCGCTACAACGTCCACCAGTTCCAGAAAACGCTGCGCGCCGACCGCCCCGAGGGCCCGATGCCCGCGCATATTCACCTGCGCGACCCCAACCAGCAGGCGGCCTTCGTCTGCCAGCGCATCTTAGAACTCGTCGATGAGGGCACCGAGCTCAACAACATCGCCGTGCTCTACCGCTCCCACCATCACTCGCTGGAGCTGCAGCTGGAGATGACCCGCTGCGAGATCCCTTTTGTGGTGCGCTCGGGGCTGCGCTTCTTCGAGCAGGCTCATATCAAAGACGCGCTCAGCTACCTGCGCTTTTTGTTCAACCCGCGCGACGAGCTCGCCTTTCTTCGCCTGGTGCGCCAGTGGTACGGCATCGGCAACAAACGCGCTCAGGACATCTGGCTCTTCTTAAGCTCGCAACCCGACGCCCTGGCCGCCCTCGACGATCCGGCGCTCCTCGATAGCCTGGGCGGCCGCGCTAAAACATCCTGGGCGAGCGCCTCAAAGTTGCTCGCGCGACTTCGCCAGGAACGCCTGGCGACCGGCCCCGATCAACTCCTGACCACACTTCTGCAGAGCGACTTCAAAGATCATATCCAGAGCTCCTACGAGCAGGCCGAGAACCGCATCGCCGACCTGGAGCAGCTCGCGAACTATGCCGCGCAGTACGAATCCCTCGACCATCTTCTTGGCGAGATCAGCCTGCTCTCGGGCATCTCCGGCCAGGAGATCGGCGTGGGTGAGACCTTTGACGATCAGTTCGTCTGCTTGAGCTCGGTGCACCAGGCCAAGGGCCTGGAGTGGGACGCGGTCTTCATCCTCAGCCTGAGCGACGGGGAGTTCCCCCATCAGAGCGCCTCCCAGGATCAGGCGCAGATGGAGGAAGAGCGTCGCCTCTTCTATGTGGCCACCACCCGCGCCAAACGCGATCTTCATCTCTGCCACCCGCTCATCAAGACCACCCGCGACCGAACGCCGGTGGTGCTGCGCGAGTCCCCCTTTGTGCAGGAGCTGCGCGATGAGTCGCACGTGGAGCAGCGCCCCCTTCCCTGGGAAGACTGGAAGATCGAGGCCTGA
- the dapA gene encoding 4-hydroxy-tetrahydrodipicolinate synthase: MANAPLLSGALTALITPFTDTGEVDFDALRALVDRQIEGGINGLVPCGTTGEAATMSDDECSQVIKAVVEHVDGRVPVVAGTGSNCTASTIAFTRRIAEENPGKIAAALVVTPYYNKPGQADMIRHFEAVANEGGLPVLLYNVPGRTGVSMSSDTIVALSKHANIIGVKEASADLVMDTDIAARVAPDFALLSGDDFTTFPFMAIGGHGCISVVSNLSPETMSTLCKAASEANFDEALKLHRKLQPLARILFERSNPIPVKAAAAALGWCSPTMRGPLYAPDEAFVSRLRQALNDFGLA, encoded by the coding sequence ATGGCCAACGCACCCCTGCTCTCCGGCGCCCTGACCGCGCTTATCACGCCCTTTACCGACACAGGTGAGGTTGATTTCGACGCGCTGCGCGCCCTGGTCGACCGACAGATTGAAGGCGGCATCAACGGGCTTGTGCCCTGCGGCACCACGGGCGAAGCCGCCACGATGAGCGATGATGAGTGCAGCCAGGTCATCAAGGCCGTGGTCGAGCACGTCGATGGCCGCGTCCCGGTGGTCGCCGGCACCGGCTCCAACTGCACCGCCTCGACCATCGCGTTTACCCGTCGCATCGCCGAGGAGAACCCCGGAAAGATCGCCGCGGCGCTGGTCGTGACGCCCTACTACAACAAGCCGGGCCAGGCTGACATGATCCGCCACTTCGAGGCCGTCGCCAATGAGGGCGGGCTGCCCGTGCTCCTCTACAACGTGCCCGGCCGCACCGGCGTCTCAATGAGCTCCGACACCATCGTCGCGCTCTCCAAACACGCCAACATCATCGGTGTGAAAGAGGCCAGCGCCGACCTGGTGATGGACACCGACATCGCCGCGCGTGTCGCCCCCGACTTCGCGCTCCTCTCCGGCGACGACTTTACGACCTTCCCCTTCATGGCCATCGGCGGCCACGGCTGCATCTCGGTTGTCTCCAACCTGAGCCCCGAGACGATGAGCACCCTCTGCAAAGCCGCGTCTGAAGCCAACTTCGACGAGGCGCTCAAGCTTCATCGCAAGCTCCAGCCCCTGGCGCGCATCCTCTTTGAGCGCAGCAACCCCATCCCCGTGAAAGCGGCCGCCGCCGCACTCGGGTGGTGTTCCCCCACCATGCGCGGCCCGCTTTACGCGCCCGACGAGGCCTTCGTGTCGCGACTTCGCCAGGCCCTCAACGACTTCGGGTTGGCATGA
- a CDS encoding ribose-phosphate pyrophosphokinase has protein sequence MKALIVAAPSDRPLAEQVAAHLDAELARVEVRAFPDEETYVRIDSEVADRHVVIVANLVRPNARILPALFLAETARELSPASIGLATPYLPYMRQDARFEPGEGLTSQYFGSLISRSFDWLVTIDPHLHRYQSLDECYAIPSKVAESAGPIARWISENVERPLVVGPDEESFQWVSAVAQRGGLPSVIMDKIRHGDRDVQVTGAGLPPWTDQTPVILDDIISTGRTMVETVRLLREAGLKPPVCVGVHALFVGDAYQILRGAGVDRVVTCNTVSHLSNEIDVIGELAKGIGEFVSA, from the coding sequence ATGAAAGCCCTGATTGTTGCAGCGCCTTCCGATCGTCCCCTGGCCGAGCAGGTCGCCGCCCATCTCGATGCGGAGCTTGCCCGCGTGGAGGTGCGCGCGTTTCCCGATGAGGAGACCTATGTGCGCATCGACTCGGAGGTGGCCGACCGCCATGTGGTCATTGTGGCCAACCTGGTGCGCCCCAACGCCCGTATCCTCCCGGCGCTCTTTCTGGCCGAGACCGCCCGCGAGCTCTCGCCGGCGTCGATTGGCCTGGCCACGCCCTACCTTCCTTATATGCGCCAGGACGCGCGTTTTGAGCCCGGTGAGGGGCTGACCAGTCAGTACTTCGGGTCGCTCATCTCGCGCAGTTTTGACTGGCTGGTGACCATCGATCCGCACCTGCATCGCTATCAGAGCCTCGATGAGTGCTACGCGATCCCCAGCAAGGTCGCCGAGAGCGCCGGGCCGATCGCGCGCTGGATCTCTGAGAACGTGGAGCGACCGCTGGTGGTGGGGCCCGACGAGGAGAGCTTTCAGTGGGTCAGCGCCGTGGCCCAGCGCGGCGGGCTGCCGTCCGTGATCATGGATAAGATCCGCCACGGCGATCGCGACGTGCAGGTCACCGGCGCGGGGCTTCCGCCCTGGACCGACCAGACCCCGGTGATCCTCGACGACATCATCTCCACGGGGCGCACCATGGTGGAGACGGTGCGGCTTTTGCGTGAAGCCGGGCTGAAGCCGCCGGTGTGCGTGGGCGTGCACGCGCTCTTTGTGGGGGATGCGTACCAGATCTTGCGCGGCGCCGGCGTTGACCGGGTGGTCACGTGCAACACGGTCAGCCACCTCTCGAATGAGATCGACGTGATCGGCGAACTCGCGAAGGGCATTGGCGAGTTCGTATCGGCCTGA
- the prmA gene encoding 50S ribosomal protein L11 methyltransferase translates to MDDTAWIRAEMLVPIAQTDSHVLWELGALGVEVQDRDTFMEDAPFAPLPDGMNRLIAFFDQGEEAVEALAQTIVDRLQGAQIVAIAPYNDRSWETAWMRFFRPVRLSRRVVAGPPWEELETPEDGMTITIEPGMAFGTGTHETTQLCAAMLDELLDARTSPTVLDVGCGSAILAMLASGLGAGHVVGVDVDATAVEVAKDNLRANGFSDEQIALSTTPLARVEGDFDIVVANILAHILLGMRDALLSHVAPGGDLLLSGIPDFERDRLIEAFSEPGFTLIEHRQRGEWVALHLRREG, encoded by the coding sequence ATGGACGACACCGCCTGGATCCGCGCCGAGATGCTGGTCCCCATTGCCCAGACCGACTCCCACGTGCTCTGGGAGCTTGGCGCCCTGGGCGTCGAAGTCCAGGACCGCGACACCTTCATGGAAGACGCCCCCTTCGCGCCGCTGCCCGACGGGATGAACCGCCTCATCGCCTTCTTCGACCAGGGCGAAGAGGCCGTCGAAGCGCTGGCGCAGACGATCGTCGATCGCCTCCAGGGCGCGCAGATCGTGGCGATCGCCCCCTACAACGACCGCAGCTGGGAGACGGCATGGATGCGTTTCTTTCGCCCGGTCCGCCTCTCGCGCCGCGTGGTCGCCGGTCCCCCCTGGGAGGAGCTTGAGACGCCCGAAGATGGCATGACCATCACCATTGAGCCGGGCATGGCCTTTGGCACCGGCACCCACGAGACCACCCAGCTCTGCGCGGCGATGCTCGATGAGCTCCTCGACGCCCGCACCTCCCCCACCGTGCTCGATGTGGGCTGCGGCTCGGCCATCCTCGCGATGTTGGCCAGTGGCCTGGGCGCCGGCCACGTCGTCGGCGTCGACGTTGACGCGACCGCCGTCGAAGTCGCCAAGGACAACCTGCGCGCCAACGGGTTTAGCGACGAGCAGATCGCCCTCTCGACCACCCCGCTGGCCCGGGTCGAAGGCGACTTCGACATCGTCGTGGCCAACATCCTGGCCCACATCCTGCTGGGTATGCGCGACGCTCTCTTAAGCCACGTCGCCCCCGGCGGCGACCTGCTGCTCAGCGGCATCCCCGACTTCGAGCGCGACCGCCTCATCGAAGCCTTCAGTGAGCCCGGCTTCACCCTCATCGAACATCGCCAGCGCGGCGAGTGGGTGGCTTTGCATCTGCGCCGGGAGGGGTGA
- a CDS encoding 16S rRNA (uracil(1498)-N(3))-methyltransferase has translation MRRVPLAPEIFDDLNDAARRERFALPEAAAHYVRTVLRLLPGAHIELFDGSGRLARATLIACAPDEVIAEVESPRVSERGESSVQWVLFQAIPKGDRWEWLLEKATELGVDAIVPLTTRRGVVQLSEDRFEKKRARWEKIIAGAARQCRRAKIPALHAPLTPARALSDHPCDTHLVAHLGEGMMAVHRALDQQASEGDAIARAGLWVGPEGGFEEAEVDAILNAGGRPITLGPRVLRAETAGLTLLTLAQNALGEL, from the coding sequence ATGCGACGCGTCCCCCTGGCTCCCGAAATCTTCGATGACCTGAACGACGCCGCACGCCGCGAGCGTTTTGCACTCCCCGAAGCGGCCGCCCACTACGTGCGCACGGTGCTGCGCCTCTTGCCCGGCGCGCACATTGAGCTCTTCGACGGCAGCGGGCGTCTGGCCCGCGCCACGCTCATCGCCTGCGCCCCCGATGAGGTCATCGCCGAGGTCGAGTCCCCGCGCGTCAGCGAGCGCGGCGAGTCCTCGGTGCAGTGGGTGCTTTTTCAGGCCATCCCTAAGGGCGACCGCTGGGAGTGGCTTCTGGAAAAAGCCACCGAGCTTGGCGTCGACGCCATCGTGCCCCTCACCACTCGCCGCGGCGTGGTGCAGCTCTCTGAGGATCGTTTCGAGAAGAAACGCGCCCGCTGGGAGAAGATCATCGCCGGCGCCGCCCGCCAGTGCCGGCGCGCGAAGATCCCGGCGCTGCACGCGCCGCTCACGCCCGCGCGCGCGCTGAGCGACCACCCCTGCGACACCCACCTGGTGGCGCACCTTGGCGAGGGCATGATGGCGGTGCACCGGGCCCTGGACCAACAGGCGTCCGAGGGCGACGCCATCGCGCGCGCCGGCTTGTGGGTGGGGCCCGAGGGTGGATTTGAAGAGGCCGAGGTCGACGCGATCTTAAACGCCGGCGGCCGCCCGATCACCCTGGGCCCGCGTGTGCTCCGCGCCGAAACCGCCGGACTCACATTGCTCACACTGGCTCAAAACGCCCTGGGCGAGCTCTAA
- a CDS encoding tetratricopeptide repeat protein, translating to MSEKTQGKYSEEIKTLYKVAERVAAGESMASILELTPGDMAFFEGRAYEFHRRGQFERAEEVALGIVALDETRVYPLLVLGDVALRRRDAEEAVMWLERAAEQDPEDVDVLIRLGEAHVRAGSFERANAMLDRVIAAGGKGDEVYARRARALKGVAQGRQREEATATSALPAG from the coding sequence ATGAGCGAGAAGACGCAGGGCAAATACAGCGAAGAGATCAAGACGCTTTACAAGGTCGCCGAGCGGGTGGCGGCCGGGGAGTCGATGGCGAGCATCCTGGAACTGACGCCGGGGGATATGGCGTTTTTTGAGGGGCGCGCCTATGAGTTTCATCGCCGGGGGCAGTTTGAGCGGGCCGAGGAGGTGGCGCTGGGGATTGTCGCGCTCGATGAGACGCGGGTTTACCCCTTGCTGGTGCTGGGTGATGTGGCGCTGAGGCGTCGCGACGCCGAGGAGGCGGTGATGTGGTTGGAGCGGGCCGCCGAGCAGGATCCGGAAGATGTCGATGTGTTGATTCGGCTGGGGGAGGCGCATGTGCGCGCGGGAAGTTTCGAGCGGGCGAACGCCATGCTCGATCGCGTGATTGCCGCCGGCGGAAAGGGTGATGAGGTTTACGCGCGTCGTGCCCGGGCGCTCAAGGGAGTGGCCCAGGGACGCCAGCGCGAAGAAGCCACGGCGACGAGCGCGTTGCCTGCCGGTTGA
- the dapB gene encoding 4-hydroxy-tetrahydrodipicolinate reductase, protein MSTEIIHVAIVGAAGRMGTQLLQEAADLESLKVSAAIVAPESTHIGQPLGPQGLIATSDLSAIANADVVIDFSSPDSCAQVAEYAAGAGIAMVSGTTGLSAAHHQALDVASGSIPLMLAANFSVGVNLLEHLVELASRGFGTDADIEIFEAHHRRKVDAPSGTALMLGRAAARGRDWELDEVATWAREGHTGPRDDDEIGFQVLRGADIVGEHTVYLCAAGERLELTHRATDRAIFARGALRAARWLAGKPAGRYQMRDLLFGDA, encoded by the coding sequence ATGAGCACCGAGATCATTCACGTCGCCATCGTCGGGGCCGCGGGCCGCATGGGCACGCAACTTCTTCAGGAAGCTGCCGACCTTGAGTCGCTTAAGGTGAGCGCGGCGATTGTCGCGCCCGAGAGCACGCACATCGGCCAGCCCCTCGGGCCGCAGGGGCTCATCGCCACCAGCGATCTCAGTGCCATCGCCAACGCCGATGTGGTCATCGACTTCTCCTCGCCAGACAGCTGCGCGCAGGTCGCCGAATACGCCGCCGGCGCGGGCATCGCGATGGTCAGCGGCACCACCGGCTTGAGCGCCGCGCATCATCAGGCGCTCGATGTGGCGTCTGGCTCCATCCCGCTGATGCTGGCGGCCAACTTCTCGGTGGGCGTCAACCTGCTGGAGCATCTGGTGGAGCTCGCCAGCCGCGGCTTCGGCACCGATGCCGACATCGAGATCTTTGAAGCGCATCATCGCCGCAAAGTCGATGCCCCCTCCGGCACCGCGCTCATGCTCGGGCGCGCGGCCGCCCGCGGCCGCGACTGGGAACTCGACGAGGTCGCCACCTGGGCACGCGAAGGCCACACCGGCCCGCGCGACGACGATGAGATTGGCTTTCAGGTGCTGCGCGGCGCCGACATCGTCGGTGAGCACACCGTCTACCTCTGCGCCGCCGGAGAGCGCCTGGAGCTTACGCACCGCGCCACCGACCGCGCGATCTTCGCACGCGGCGCGCTGCGCGCCGCGCGCTGGCTTGCCGGCAAACCCGCCGGCCGCTACCAGATGCGCGATCTTCTCTTCGGCGACGCATAA